From the genome of Lineus longissimus chromosome 8, tnLinLong1.2, whole genome shotgun sequence, one region includes:
- the LOC135492222 gene encoding glycoprotein 3-alpha-L-fucosyltransferase A-like isoform X1 encodes MWVWDRRACMRYSNTVMSSFQMRVQNRKMKLHYLLTRPITRRATILLCLFTVFFTFYSYQWLTSLEATDFNVEDPELYRTGKGKLHVMERKPWFKAAMEEIIQPRIYKNTNYKIHSTMLLDKQGIKGINKSSIRGVWPDTKYDWDDRIVTQLMHIPEAVKEEQKKPFYKQKLKTIVFWNSGGIVEGRQRLLDDGCPVSQCYLSRNSRLLDKADAVLFTRMMPRGLTKRNGQIWVYFSLESPLHTSTLRHVRGLVNWTATYRRDSVIVAPYEKFVPYTAGVTEKPQQKNYASGKTKMVAWLVSNCAAKSNRGKVAQELSRYVRVDIYGRCGHYTCRKGEAKCFELLDKDYKFYLSFENSNCRDYITEKFYLNGMQHDIIPIVFGATRADYERSVPKHSFIHVDDFKDLRQLASYLKMLDKNDTLYNDYFKWKGTGRFINTFFFCRLCAMLWDQTRDVWYDDLDEWWRGKGICLARKGQSWREMYNHMIITKR; translated from the exons ATGTGGGTGTGGGACCGAAGAGCCTGCATGCGGTACAGTAATACAGTAATGTCTTCTTTCCAGATGCGAGTCCAAAACCGAAAAATGAAGCTCCATTATCTCCTGACCCGCCCCATTACAAGGAGGGCCACAATACTCCTCTGTCTCTTTACGGTATTCTTCACCTTCTACTCCTACCAATGGCTGACCAGTCTGGAGGCCACGGATTTCAATGTTGAGGACCCGGAGCTGTACAGAACAGGGAAAGGCAAGCTTCAT GTTATGGAGAGAAAGCCGTGGTTCAAGGCCGCCATGGAAGAGATCATCCAACCAAGAATCTACAAAAATACGAACTACAAGATTCATTCGACAATGCTTTTGGACAAACAGGGCATCAAGGGTATTAATAAGAGTTCCATTCGTGGAGTCTGGCCTGATACTAAATATGACTGGGATGACCGGATTGTCACACAGCTGATGCACATCCCCGAAGCAGTGAAAGAGGAGCAAAAGAAACCATTCTATAAGCAAAAGTTGAAGACAATCGTGTTTTGGAATAGTGGTGGTATCGTGGAGGGGAGGCAGAGGCTGTTGGACGACGGTTGCCCGGTGTCACAATGCTATCTTAGCCGCAACAGCCGTCTTCTCGACAAAGCTGATGCTGTGCTTTTTACTAGGATGATGCCTAGGGGGCTTACCAAACGCAATGGTCAGATTTGGGTCTACTTTTCTTTAGAATCTCCGCTGCACACATCAACTTTACGTCATGTTAGAGGACTAGTTAATTGGACTGCGACGTATCGGCGAGATTCGGTTATAGTCGCGCCTTATGAGAAATTCGTCCCATATACAGCGGGCGTAACTGAGAAACCGCAGCAGAAAAACTATGCAAGCGGGAAGACGAAAATGGTCGCGTGGTTGGTCTCAAATTGTGCGGCAAAAAGCAACCGTGGAAAAGTTGCTCAGGAGTTGTCCCGTTACGTCCGCGTGGACATTTATGGACGGTGCGGACATTACACCTGCCGCAAGGGAGAAGCGAAGTGTTTCGAACTGCTCGATAAAGATTACAAGTTCTACTTGTCGTTCGAGAATTCAAATTGTAGAGACTATATTACGGAGAAATTCTACCTAAATGGAATGCA GCATGACATAATTCCCATCGTCTTCGGTGCAACAAGAGCAGACTACGAGAGATCAGTTCCCAAACATTCCTTCATCCACGTGGATGATTTCAAAGACCTCCGCCAACTTGCAAGCTACCTGAAAATGCTGGACAAAAATGACACTCTCTATAATGATTACTTTAAATGGAAAGGCACGGGGAGGTTTATCAATACGTTTTTCTTTTGTCGTCTCTGCGCAATGCTTTGGGACCAGACGAGAGATGTCTGGTATGATGATTTGGATGAGTGGTGGCGCGGGAAGGGGATCTGTCTGGCCAGAAAGGGACAGTCCTGGCGGGAAATGTACAACCATATGATCATAACAAAAAGATAG
- the LOC135492222 gene encoding glycoprotein 3-alpha-L-fucosyltransferase A-like isoform X2 gives MRVQNRKMKLHYLLTRPITRRATILLCLFTVFFTFYSYQWLTSLEATDFNVEDPELYRTGKGKLHVMERKPWFKAAMEEIIQPRIYKNTNYKIHSTMLLDKQGIKGINKSSIRGVWPDTKYDWDDRIVTQLMHIPEAVKEEQKKPFYKQKLKTIVFWNSGGIVEGRQRLLDDGCPVSQCYLSRNSRLLDKADAVLFTRMMPRGLTKRNGQIWVYFSLESPLHTSTLRHVRGLVNWTATYRRDSVIVAPYEKFVPYTAGVTEKPQQKNYASGKTKMVAWLVSNCAAKSNRGKVAQELSRYVRVDIYGRCGHYTCRKGEAKCFELLDKDYKFYLSFENSNCRDYITEKFYLNGMQHDIIPIVFGATRADYERSVPKHSFIHVDDFKDLRQLASYLKMLDKNDTLYNDYFKWKGTGRFINTFFFCRLCAMLWDQTRDVWYDDLDEWWRGKGICLARKGQSWREMYNHMIITKR, from the exons ATGCGAGTCCAAAACCGAAAAATGAAGCTCCATTATCTCCTGACCCGCCCCATTACAAGGAGGGCCACAATACTCCTCTGTCTCTTTACGGTATTCTTCACCTTCTACTCCTACCAATGGCTGACCAGTCTGGAGGCCACGGATTTCAATGTTGAGGACCCGGAGCTGTACAGAACAGGGAAAGGCAAGCTTCAT GTTATGGAGAGAAAGCCGTGGTTCAAGGCCGCCATGGAAGAGATCATCCAACCAAGAATCTACAAAAATACGAACTACAAGATTCATTCGACAATGCTTTTGGACAAACAGGGCATCAAGGGTATTAATAAGAGTTCCATTCGTGGAGTCTGGCCTGATACTAAATATGACTGGGATGACCGGATTGTCACACAGCTGATGCACATCCCCGAAGCAGTGAAAGAGGAGCAAAAGAAACCATTCTATAAGCAAAAGTTGAAGACAATCGTGTTTTGGAATAGTGGTGGTATCGTGGAGGGGAGGCAGAGGCTGTTGGACGACGGTTGCCCGGTGTCACAATGCTATCTTAGCCGCAACAGCCGTCTTCTCGACAAAGCTGATGCTGTGCTTTTTACTAGGATGATGCCTAGGGGGCTTACCAAACGCAATGGTCAGATTTGGGTCTACTTTTCTTTAGAATCTCCGCTGCACACATCAACTTTACGTCATGTTAGAGGACTAGTTAATTGGACTGCGACGTATCGGCGAGATTCGGTTATAGTCGCGCCTTATGAGAAATTCGTCCCATATACAGCGGGCGTAACTGAGAAACCGCAGCAGAAAAACTATGCAAGCGGGAAGACGAAAATGGTCGCGTGGTTGGTCTCAAATTGTGCGGCAAAAAGCAACCGTGGAAAAGTTGCTCAGGAGTTGTCCCGTTACGTCCGCGTGGACATTTATGGACGGTGCGGACATTACACCTGCCGCAAGGGAGAAGCGAAGTGTTTCGAACTGCTCGATAAAGATTACAAGTTCTACTTGTCGTTCGAGAATTCAAATTGTAGAGACTATATTACGGAGAAATTCTACCTAAATGGAATGCA GCATGACATAATTCCCATCGTCTTCGGTGCAACAAGAGCAGACTACGAGAGATCAGTTCCCAAACATTCCTTCATCCACGTGGATGATTTCAAAGACCTCCGCCAACTTGCAAGCTACCTGAAAATGCTGGACAAAAATGACACTCTCTATAATGATTACTTTAAATGGAAAGGCACGGGGAGGTTTATCAATACGTTTTTCTTTTGTCGTCTCTGCGCAATGCTTTGGGACCAGACGAGAGATGTCTGGTATGATGATTTGGATGAGTGGTGGCGCGGGAAGGGGATCTGTCTGGCCAGAAAGGGACAGTCCTGGCGGGAAATGTACAACCATATGATCATAACAAAAAGATAG
- the LOC135492221 gene encoding membrane-associated tyrosine- and threonine-specific cdc2-inhibitory kinase-like — protein sequence MATIRTPRPTPKFFREAQTFSTKKERGTPREAPPPKPPVKSAPPVSRIYQHRPILHAQRVSFKHENNNTHLLSPHYDEMSKDLYFDQCFQIECKLGVGSFGEVFKVKSKEDGKFYAIKRSRERFRGESDRRRKLEEVAKHEQLPKHPNCVAFFKAWEERQHLYIQTELCHTCLSNLSEMYHDIPEAIIWNYLVDLLMAVKHLHDHDLVHMDIKPENIFIMDDGTCKLGDFGLVLDLSKGTDYSEAQEGDPRYMAPELLQGKFSKAADVFSLGISIMELACDLDLPKGGEGWHQLRNQQMPREFMKGMSEDLQYVLRKMLKPDERLRPSVDDVLGEAVIHAVWKRRKRQRILKHIYSFTANFFMSILSLLIWVWLHVTRPLHRLIPDRLCTPQKHPHSSHPSDWDYSFSDDDLLDAEDCINVSNNSMGVPLDTSTSSETDTSFNGGFKVPSIPHRRAVTSPGLRSRQITSLTPKNSSPIHQLYSSASKLTSSERLNSSFNSDSSCSPNNSFTDDRDDENKNKPIGPKNLISIFEAASGE from the exons ATGGCTACAATAAGGACACCAAGACCAACACCCAAGTTTTTTCGAGAAGCCCAAACTTTCTCGACGAAAAAG GAACGAGGTACTCCAAGAGAGGCGCCACCACCCAAACCACCTGTGAAGAGTGCACCACCAGTCAGTCGAATTTACCAGCATCGTCCTATTCTCCATGCGCAGAGAGTTTCATTCAAACATGAAAATAACAACA CACACCTTCTTAGTCCCCACTATGATGAGATGAGTAAAGACCTCTATTTTGATCAATGTTTCCAAATAGAGTGTAAGCTTGGGGTTGGATCCTTTGGTGAG GTGTTCAAAGTAAAGAGCAAAGAAGATGGGAAGTTTTACGCCATCAAGAGATCACGTGAGCGATTCCGCGGTGAATCCGATCGTCGCAGAAAGCTTGAGGAGGTAGCGAAACACGAGCAGCTTCCAAAACATCCAAACTGTGTTGCGTTCTTTAAGGCTTGGGAGGAGAGACAACATCTATACATTCAGACAGAGCTTTGTCATACATG TCTGAGTAATTTATCGGAGATGTACCACGACATTCCAGAGGCTATTATTTGGAATTACCTTGTGGATTTGTTAATG GCTGTGAAACACCTTCACGATCATGACCTGGTGCACATGGACATCAAACCAGAGAATATTTTCATCATGGACGACGGAACGTGTAAACTCGGTGACTTTGGCTTGGTGCTGGATCTGTCTAAG GGTACTGATTACTCAGAGGCTCAGGAGGGTGATCCAAGGTACATGGCCCCTGAACTTCTCCAGGGAAAGTTCTCAAAAGCTGCAGATGTGTTCAGTCTTGGCATATCCATCATGGAGCTCgcctgtgaccttgacctccccaAGGGCGGCGAGGGCTGGCACCAGTTGCGAAATCAACAGATGCCGAGAGAATTCATGAAAGGGATGTCAGAAGATTTACAATATGTGCTGCGCAAGATGTTGAAGCCTGATGAAAGATTGAGGCCATCCGTGGATGACGTCCTTGGAGAAGCTGTAATCCATGCAGTTTGGAAGAGAAGGAAACGGCAAAGAATTCTGAAACATATT TATTCATTTACTGCCAACTTTTTCATGTCGATCCTGTCACTGCTTATATGGGTGTGGTTACATGTTACACGGCCTCTACATCGGTTAATACCAGACCGGCTTTGCACACCCCAGAAGCATCCACATTCGTCACATCCATCAGATTGGGACTACAGTTTCTCTGATG ATGACCTCCTTGATGCTGAAGACTGCATCAACGTTAGCAATAATTCCATGGGGGTGCCTCTTGATACCTCCACCTCTAGTGAAACAGACACAAGCTTCAATGGAGGCTTCAAAGTGCCAAG TATTCCACATCGACGTGCTGTGACCTCACCTGGATTACGGTCACGTCAAATCACATCACTCACACCGAAGAACTCGTCTCCTATTCACCAGCTGTATTCAAGTGCTTCAAA ATTGACCTCCTCAGAACGCCTAAATTCAAGTTTCAACAGTGATTCATCGTGCTCGCCGAATAACAGCTTCACTGATGACCGAgatgatgaaaataaaaataagccTATTGGGCCAAAGAATTTGATTAGC ATATTCGAGGCGGCGTCTGGAGAATAA